The following are encoded together in the Acaryochloris thomasi RCC1774 genome:
- the atpC gene encoding ATP synthase F1 subunit epsilon, whose product MTLTVRVVSPDKTVWDSSAEEVILPSTTGQLGILSGHAPLLSALEIGVMRVRPGKDWVAIALMGGFAEVENNEVTILVNGAERGDTIDRDDARKAMSEADARLKKSEQGEDRQEQFNAKQAFKRARARLQASGEVVQI is encoded by the coding sequence ATGACACTTACTGTCCGGGTTGTTTCACCCGATAAAACCGTTTGGGATTCTTCCGCCGAGGAAGTGATTCTCCCCAGTACAACGGGTCAGCTAGGCATTCTCTCGGGTCACGCACCGCTGCTATCGGCGCTAGAGATTGGCGTCATGCGGGTGCGACCGGGGAAAGATTGGGTTGCGATCGCACTCATGGGCGGCTTTGCTGAAGTTGAAAATAACGAGGTCACCATCCTCGTTAACGGAGCAGAGCGTGGCGATACTATTGACCGCGACGATGCTCGCAAGGCCATGTCAGAGGCAGATGCGCGTCTGAAAAAGTCTGAGCAAGGCGAAGATCGTCAAGAGCAGTTCAACGCTAAGCAGGCATTCAAGCGTGCCCGTGCCCGTCTGCAAGCTTCAGGAGAAGTTGTACAAATCTAG
- the atpD gene encoding F0F1 ATP synthase subunit beta: MVSTTEKTNIGYISQVIGPVIDVEYPSGTMPRIYNAIKVSGKNSAGNDVSVTCEVQQLLGDNQVRAVSMSATDGLVRGMEVVDTGAPISVPVGKATLGRIFNVLGEPVDEKGDVGTDETSPIHRPAPKLTELETKPSVFETGIKVIDLLTPYRRGGKIGLFGGAGVGKTVIMMELINNIATNHGGVSVFGGVGERTREGNDLYNEMMESGVINPDNLNDSKIALCYGQMNEPPGARMRVGLSALTMAEYFRDVSKQDVLLFIDNIFRFVQAGSEVSALLGRMPSAVGYQPTLGTDVGDLQERITSTKEGSITSIQAVYVPADDLTDPAPATTFAHLDGTTVLSRGLASKGIYPAVDPLDSASTMLQPSIVGGEHYDTARAVQSTLQRYKELQDIIAILGLDELSEDDRTVVARARKIERFLSQPFFVAEVFTGSPGKYVSLEKTIAGFQKILAGDLDELPEQAFYLVGDIDEAIAKGEKMNAEAN, translated from the coding sequence ATGGTCAGCACCACAGAAAAGACAAATATTGGTTACATCTCACAAGTTATTGGGCCAGTTATAGACGTTGAATATCCAAGCGGCACGATGCCTCGGATCTACAACGCAATTAAGGTTAGCGGCAAGAACTCCGCAGGCAATGACGTTTCCGTTACCTGTGAAGTCCAGCAGCTCTTGGGTGATAACCAAGTGCGAGCGGTTTCAATGAGCGCCACTGATGGCCTTGTTCGCGGTATGGAAGTTGTTGATACCGGCGCGCCTATCAGTGTTCCTGTGGGCAAAGCTACGCTGGGTCGAATCTTTAATGTGCTTGGCGAACCTGTTGATGAGAAAGGTGATGTTGGCACAGACGAGACATCTCCGATTCACCGTCCCGCGCCGAAGCTAACAGAGCTTGAAACCAAGCCTTCTGTCTTTGAGACCGGCATCAAGGTGATTGACCTGCTGACCCCCTATCGTCGCGGCGGCAAGATTGGTCTCTTCGGCGGTGCTGGCGTGGGCAAGACCGTCATCATGATGGAGCTGATTAACAATATTGCGACGAATCACGGTGGAGTGTCGGTGTTCGGCGGCGTGGGCGAGCGCACCCGTGAAGGAAATGACCTCTACAACGAAATGATGGAGTCTGGCGTTATCAACCCAGATAATCTCAACGACTCTAAGATTGCGCTGTGCTACGGCCAGATGAACGAGCCGCCCGGAGCCAGAATGCGCGTCGGTCTTTCTGCTCTAACCATGGCTGAATACTTCCGTGACGTGAGCAAGCAGGACGTACTGCTGTTCATTGACAACATTTTCCGCTTTGTACAGGCGGGTTCAGAAGTCTCTGCGCTCTTGGGTCGGATGCCCTCTGCGGTGGGCTACCAGCCTACTCTTGGTACTGACGTGGGTGACCTGCAGGAGCGGATTACCTCGACAAAAGAAGGATCTATTACTTCTATTCAAGCCGTCTACGTGCCTGCGGATGACTTAACTGACCCGGCACCGGCCACTACCTTTGCTCACCTTGATGGAACTACGGTACTGTCTCGTGGCTTAGCCTCTAAGGGTATTTACCCTGCGGTGGATCCATTGGATTCAGCTTCTACGATGCTTCAGCCTTCAATTGTGGGTGGCGAGCATTACGATACGGCGCGGGCGGTTCAGTCTACGCTGCAGCGTTATAAAGAGCTGCAGGATATCATTGCCATTTTGGGCCTTGATGAACTGTCTGAAGATGACCGTACGGTTGTGGCCCGGGCTCGTAAGATTGAGCGATTCCTCTCACAGCCTTTCTTCGTGGCTGAGGTGTTCACCGGTTCTCCGGGTAAGTACGTGTCTCTCGAAAAGACCATCGCTGGCTTCCAGAAGATTTTGGCCGGTGACTTGGATGAGCTGCCTGAACAGGCTTTCTACCTCGTCGGCGACATTGACGAAGCGATCGCCAAGGGCGAGAAAATGAACGCCGAAGCCAACTAG
- a CDS encoding 4'-phosphopantetheinyl transferase family protein, whose product MVQRQEWQLTTGVPPLKAQEVQVWKLSLETSASKRAELWSTLSLDEQERAKRFIHVHDQQGFVVVRGQLRWLLAKHLEIEPAAVQFSYGDKGKPRLAADSRQALDLRFNLSHSHGIALIAVTVGQEIGVDLEQISTRIDFEGITQRFLTCGEQKALFNRPETERCAVFFQLWTRKEACIKALGGSIAQGLEQFDVSMGLDQTRNTVPTTEGGNLPKALILQDLKPTAGYVGALATSFVPDSLNQYVLNSPAYSGESAQS is encoded by the coding sequence ATGGTGCAGAGACAGGAATGGCAACTCACGACGGGTGTTCCCCCACTAAAAGCCCAGGAAGTTCAAGTCTGGAAGCTGTCATTAGAGACCTCTGCATCAAAGCGCGCTGAGCTATGGTCAACCCTTTCCCTAGACGAGCAAGAGCGAGCCAAACGATTTATCCACGTCCACGATCAACAGGGATTCGTGGTGGTACGAGGACAGCTTCGCTGGCTGCTGGCAAAGCATCTGGAGATTGAGCCCGCCGCCGTGCAGTTCAGTTATGGCGACAAGGGTAAACCAAGACTCGCAGCGGACAGCAGACAAGCCCTAGATCTCAGATTCAATCTTTCTCATTCTCATGGGATAGCGTTGATTGCAGTGACGGTCGGCCAGGAAATTGGGGTTGATCTCGAACAGATCAGCACTCGGATAGACTTCGAAGGGATTACGCAGCGATTTTTGACTTGTGGAGAGCAAAAGGCCCTCTTCAATCGACCAGAGACAGAACGATGCGCAGTTTTTTTTCAGCTCTGGACCCGCAAAGAAGCCTGCATCAAGGCGTTGGGAGGCAGCATTGCACAGGGCTTAGAGCAATTTGATGTATCGATGGGCTTAGATCAGACCCGCAATACAGTCCCCACTACAGAGGGTGGGAACCTGCCCAAAGCGCTGATCCTCCAGGACCTCAAGCCAACGGCAGGATACGTCGGGGCATTGGCGACTTCTTTTGTGCCCGACAGCCTCAATCAGTACGTCTTAAATTCTCCTGCTTACTCAGGAGAATCAGCACAGTCGTGA